A section of the Petrimonas sulfuriphila genome encodes:
- a CDS encoding transposase, whose amino-acid sequence MFKKSDENPQLGIFSSPTEYFRDSKKKEYLKNDSWHNRFRNHVVMRVDESIFRPLYSNGTGAPNASIRILVGMMILKEGQGWSDAQLFENCAYNLLVRSALGLMSLEDAEPVSSTYYLFRRNLVDYAREHGEDLFKKCQGQITRDQLLEFEVSGKQVRMDSKLVGSNIAWYSRYELIHETLRLFINEREEHIFNKSLSKEMFSLIESIQGETGNKVVYRSTKAEVDARFVELGKLMYRFIGLFKKHDYGHYQTLKAVFEQQYSVGRDKTVVPLEKEKVSAKSIQSPHDTDCHYRDKDGNKVKGYSVNVTETCDQPGDDKDTALNLITDTEVTVASAPDNGFLEQALDRTQEIISDKIEKVYADGAYHSADNQEYCQSDKNGIELILTGMQGPAPRYDIRLDEQNEINLIVTDNKTGTTIQAQRVKLRKDKTQRKWRIKTEEGKYRYFDEDNLRTAALRKKLDDIPIDEKNIRNNVEASIFQLGYHYPNDKSRYRSLAKHKLWAYSRSLWINFVRIVNYMTRISQRALFWQKLPQYIINLCFNMYIIVNILSINKNNHICPVKLHFSAI is encoded by the coding sequence ATGTTCAAAAAATCGGACGAAAACCCTCAATTGGGCATTTTTTCATCACCGACGGAGTACTTCAGAGACTCTAAGAAGAAAGAATACCTAAAAAATGACTCCTGGCATAACCGGTTCCGAAACCATGTTGTAATGCGTGTGGATGAGTCTATTTTCAGACCACTTTATTCTAATGGAACGGGGGCTCCTAATGCCTCTATCCGTATTTTGGTCGGTATGATGATCCTCAAGGAAGGCCAGGGATGGAGCGACGCACAATTGTTTGAGAACTGCGCATACAATTTACTTGTTCGCAGTGCTCTGGGTCTGATGTCGTTAGAGGACGCTGAGCCTGTTTCATCCACTTACTACCTTTTCCGTCGCAATCTGGTTGACTATGCAAGGGAACACGGCGAAGACCTGTTCAAAAAGTGCCAGGGGCAAATCACCCGTGACCAGCTATTGGAGTTTGAGGTGAGCGGCAAGCAGGTGCGCATGGACAGTAAACTGGTCGGCAGCAATATCGCCTGGTACTCCCGTTACGAGTTGATTCATGAAACCCTGCGTCTGTTTATCAATGAAAGGGAGGAACATATCTTCAATAAGAGCCTGTCCAAAGAGATGTTTTCCCTTATCGAAAGCATACAGGGTGAAACGGGCAACAAGGTGGTGTACCGCAGTACAAAGGCCGAGGTTGATGCCAGGTTCGTTGAACTGGGCAAACTGATGTACCGTTTTATAGGGCTCTTCAAGAAGCATGACTATGGTCATTACCAGACCCTTAAAGCGGTTTTCGAACAACAATACTCGGTTGGCAGGGACAAAACTGTCGTTCCTCTGGAAAAGGAGAAAGTCAGCGCCAAATCCATACAGTCACCCCATGACACCGACTGCCATTACCGTGACAAAGACGGCAACAAGGTCAAAGGGTATTCGGTGAACGTCACCGAGACATGCGACCAACCGGGAGATGACAAAGATACGGCATTGAACCTGATAACCGATACCGAGGTAACGGTGGCATCGGCTCCGGACAACGGCTTCCTTGAACAAGCCCTGGATCGGACACAGGAAATAATATCCGACAAAATAGAGAAAGTATATGCCGACGGGGCTTACCACAGTGCTGATAATCAGGAGTATTGCCAAAGCGATAAAAATGGCATCGAGCTGATACTCACAGGCATGCAAGGCCCCGCACCGAGATATGACATCCGTTTGGACGAACAGAATGAAATCAATTTAATAGTAACCGACAACAAAACAGGAACAACAATACAGGCACAACGGGTAAAACTCCGCAAAGACAAAACACAGAGGAAATGGAGGATCAAGACTGAAGAAGGAAAATACCGCTACTTCGATGAGGATAACCTCAGGACTGCCGCTCTGAGGAAGAAATTGGACGATATCCCGATAGATGAAAAAAATATCAGGAACAATGTCGAAGCAAGCATTTTCCAGTTAGGATACCATTACCCGAATGACAAGAGCCGTTACAGGTCACTTGCCAAGCACAAACTATGGGCATACTCCCGCTCGTTGTGGATAAACTTCGTCAGGATAGTGAATTATATGACGCGAATAAGTCAAAGAGCGCTTTTTTGGCAAAAACTGCCACAATATATAATTAATTTATGTTTCAATATGTATATTATTGTAAACATACTTTCAATTAATAAAAACAATCACATTTGTCCGGTTAAACTTCATTTTTCAGCAATTTGA
- a CDS encoding phage terminase large subunit, whose product MELTKKQSEALDYLEDNKTNEVLFGGGAGGGKSLLGCYWLLKSAVKYEGTRWLMGRATLKTLRETTLNTFFEVCKIQGLTAGEHYKYNQQLQQIELINGSVILLKDLFLYPSDPNFDSLGSLEITGAFVDECNQITEKAWNIVKSRIRYKLDENNIIPKMLGTCNPSKGYLYEKFFKPYREKKLPDSMKFIQSLLTDNKFISQHYESNLLQLDTISKERLLFGNWEFDDDPSALIPYDKITDIFSATYVSGGEMYITADVARFGSDKSVLMVWNGYKVVEILTLEKQPLTVVAGEINRLRTYYKVSTSNIVVDEDGVGGGVVDIVGCDGFVNNGTPMEIDGHPQNYSNLKSQCYFMLAEKINKGEVYVQTDNIHLKNNLIQELEQVKRKDIDKDGKLAIIPKEHIKQLIGRSPDYSDAMMMRLYFELKPKWVFSIG is encoded by the coding sequence ATGGAATTGACAAAGAAACAGAGTGAAGCACTTGACTATTTAGAGGACAATAAGACAAATGAAGTATTGTTCGGCGGTGGTGCTGGTGGCGGAAAAAGCTTATTAGGTTGCTACTGGCTTTTAAAGTCAGCAGTAAAGTACGAAGGCACAAGGTGGCTAATGGGTAGGGCTACACTTAAAACATTGCGAGAAACCACGCTGAACACGTTCTTTGAGGTGTGTAAGATACAGGGACTGACAGCTGGCGAACACTACAAGTATAACCAACAGCTACAGCAGATAGAGTTAATAAATGGGAGCGTTATTTTATTAAAAGATTTGTTTCTTTATCCAAGCGATCCAAACTTTGACAGTTTAGGCAGTTTAGAGATAACAGGGGCTTTTGTTGATGAGTGTAATCAGATTACAGAAAAAGCATGGAACATTGTCAAGTCGCGAATAAGGTACAAGTTAGATGAGAATAATATAATACCTAAGATGCTGGGAACATGCAACCCTTCGAAGGGCTATTTGTATGAAAAATTTTTCAAGCCCTACAGGGAGAAAAAACTACCTGACAGTATGAAGTTTATTCAATCATTATTAACCGATAATAAATTTATATCACAGCATTACGAAAGCAACTTATTACAGCTTGACACTATTTCAAAGGAGAGGTTACTGTTTGGGAATTGGGAGTTTGACGATGACCCTTCGGCACTCATACCATACGATAAAATTACAGACATATTCTCGGCTACATACGTATCTGGCGGAGAGATGTACATAACGGCTGACGTGGCACGATTTGGGAGCGATAAGAGCGTTCTAATGGTGTGGAATGGCTACAAGGTCGTAGAGATTTTAACTCTCGAAAAACAGCCCTTAACTGTGGTTGCTGGCGAGATTAACCGATTAAGAACCTACTATAAAGTGTCGACATCTAACATTGTAGTTGATGAGGACGGAGTAGGTGGCGGAGTAGTTGACATTGTTGGTTGTGATGGCTTTGTAAATAATGGTACACCTATGGAAATAGACGGACACCCACAGAATTATAGCAACCTGAAAAGTCAATGTTACTTCATGCTGGCGGAGAAAATAAACAAAGGAGAGGTTTATGTTCAGACTGATAATATACATTTAAAGAACAATCTGATACAGGAACTGGAACAAGTCAAGCGTAAGGATATAGACAAGGACGGTAAGCTGGCTATCATTCCAAAGGAACATATCAAGCAGTTGATAGGTAGAAGCCCCGACTATTCCGATGCGATGATGATGCGACTATATTTTGAGTTAAAACCGAAATGGGTGTTTTCTATTGGATAG
- a CDS encoding NADP-specific glutamate dehydrogenase produces the protein MKYEEIISLVKRRFPNEPEYLQAVEEVIESIEEVYNQHPEFEKANLVERLIIPDKIHTFRVTWVDDKGNVQTNMGYRIQHNNAIGPYKGGIRFHASVSPSILKFLAFEQTFKNALTTLPMGGAKGGSDFSPRGKSEGEVMRFCQAFTEGLWRVIGPDTDVPAGDIGVGGREVGYMFGKYKKLAGEFTGTFTGKGREFGGSLIRPEATGYGNVYFLLEMLKTKNIDIKGKRCLVSGSGNVAQYTCEKLIELGAIPVTLSDSDGYIYDPDGITSEKLKFVMDLKNLYRGRIREYAEEYGCKYVAGARPWGEKADIALPSATQNEIDGDDAQSLVNNGIFAVSEGANMPSTPEAIEIFQKHKILYAPGKAANAGGVSVSGLEMTQNSERYSWSAEQVDEKLKWIMGNIHENCVKYGTEPDGYVNYVKGANIAGFMKVAKAMMGQGIL, from the coding sequence ATGAAGTACGAAGAAATTATCAGTCTGGTAAAAAGACGTTTTCCAAATGAGCCTGAATATCTTCAGGCTGTTGAAGAAGTGATTGAGTCGATCGAAGAGGTGTACAACCAACATCCTGAATTCGAAAAGGCGAACCTGGTCGAACGGTTGATTATTCCCGACAAGATTCATACGTTTCGTGTCACCTGGGTAGATGACAAGGGTAACGTACAAACGAACATGGGATACCGTATACAGCACAACAACGCTATTGGCCCCTACAAAGGAGGAATTCGTTTTCACGCATCCGTGTCTCCTTCCATCTTGAAATTCCTGGCTTTTGAACAAACCTTCAAAAACGCGCTTACCACACTTCCCATGGGTGGTGCCAAGGGCGGGTCAGACTTTTCTCCACGCGGTAAATCGGAAGGTGAAGTCATGCGCTTCTGCCAAGCTTTTACCGAAGGATTATGGCGGGTTATCGGGCCCGATACCGATGTCCCGGCCGGCGATATTGGTGTGGGCGGCCGCGAAGTGGGCTATATGTTTGGGAAATACAAAAAGCTGGCCGGTGAGTTCACGGGAACGTTTACCGGAAAAGGGCGTGAGTTCGGCGGGTCACTTATTCGTCCGGAAGCTACTGGTTACGGAAACGTTTATTTCCTGCTGGAAATGCTGAAAACCAAAAATATCGATATAAAAGGAAAAAGATGCCTGGTATCTGGCTCGGGGAACGTGGCTCAATATACGTGCGAGAAGCTGATCGAGCTAGGTGCAATTCCGGTTACCCTTTCCGACTCCGACGGATACATTTACGATCCTGACGGAATTACATCGGAAAAACTGAAATTTGTGATGGATTTGAAAAACCTCTATCGCGGCCGTATCCGTGAGTATGCAGAGGAATACGGTTGCAAGTACGTTGCTGGTGCCCGCCCGTGGGGTGAGAAAGCCGATATTGCACTGCCTTCTGCCACACAGAACGAAATCGACGGAGACGATGCCCAGTCACTCGTGAATAACGGAATCTTTGCCGTATCGGAAGGTGCCAATATGCCGAGCACCCCGGAGGCAATCGAGATTTTCCAGAAACACAAGATCCTCTATGCTCCTGGGAAGGCAGCCAATGCCGGTGGAGTATCGGTGTCGGGCCTGGAAATGACGCAAAATTCCGAACGTTACAGCTGGAGCGCTGAGCAAGTGGACGAAAAGCTAAAATGGATTATGGGCAATATTCACGAAAACTGTGTAAAATACGGTACCGAACCGGATGGTTATGTAAACTACGTGAAAGGGGCTAATATTGCCGGATTTATGAAAGTAGCCAAGGCGATGATGGGGCAGGGAATTTTGTAA
- a CDS encoding carboxypeptidase-like regulatory domain-containing protein, whose amino-acid sequence MKTILVLIATVLLSVSVYAEDNKNDKNVKSTAVTEAVRKVNTVDISGSVVDNKSNESLAGAAIFIDGNKYYSDLDGNFSVSDLKPGKHTVRVELISYQPSEMQVDLQKDKEINIGLIQE is encoded by the coding sequence ATGAAAACAATTTTGGTATTAATCGCAACGGTTTTATTGTCTGTTTCAGTGTATGCTGAAGACAACAAAAACGACAAGAATGTAAAAAGTACTGCTGTTACCGAAGCTGTACGGAAAGTGAATACGGTGGATATATCGGGTTCCGTTGTCGACAACAAAAGTAACGAATCGTTGGCTGGTGCAGCTATCTTCATTGACGGTAACAAATATTATTCGGACCTGGACGGAAACTTTTCGGTTTCGGATCTTAAACCGGGTAAACATACCGTACGTGTGGAATTGATTTCGTATCAACCTTCTGAAATGCAAGTAGATTTGCAGAAAGATAAAGAAATCAACATTGGGCTGATACAGGAATAG
- a CDS encoding toxin-antitoxin system YwqK family antitoxin: protein MKNKTILLLGVFLLTLSVQAQDQQGNPQIYQNEGVYYRDKKQNELYTGDYREYYDNGTLKLEMQIKNGLPEGAYLIYFDNRKPKEVRSYKEGKLHGLWRTYDISGQLISEAEYKNGAKHGTWRIWDELGNQRYEMNYYEGNKTGLWRMWDDKGNLLDEKKY, encoded by the coding sequence ATGAAAAATAAAACAATACTATTGCTGGGTGTTTTTCTTTTAACGTTAAGTGTTCAGGCTCAAGATCAGCAGGGTAATCCTCAAATCTATCAGAATGAAGGAGTCTATTACAGAGACAAGAAACAAAACGAACTTTATACCGGAGATTATCGTGAATATTACGATAACGGCACACTCAAGCTTGAGATGCAGATTAAAAACGGCTTACCCGAAGGAGCTTACCTGATTTATTTCGATAACCGTAAACCCAAAGAAGTGCGTTCTTACAAGGAAGGTAAATTACACGGCCTGTGGCGTACGTACGATATTTCGGGACAGCTCATTTCGGAAGCTGAATACAAGAATGGCGCAAAACACGGCACCTGGCGTATTTGGGACGAATTGGGAAATCAGCGTTACGAAATGAATTACTACGAAGGCAATAAAACCGGCTTGTGGCGTATGTGGGACGACAAGGGTAATCTATTGGATGAGAAAAAATATTAA
- a CDS encoding TonB-dependent receptor yields the protein MISRAKVLFRLSVLLLFFVSASAIYAQTGTIKGTIVDAKTKEPLIGASVLVEGTTNGAAADLDGNFVINNVSAGTHTLVASYVAYQPVTKTGIAVETNRETVVDFEMNSDDISLEAVEVVARANRESENILLLEQKKALLATQAVGARELSRKGIGNAEAAVSKISGISKQEGVKNVFVRGLGDRYNATTLNGFLVPSEDPEYKNIALDFFGTDIIQNVGVNKVFSGSSTGDAGGAIIDISSKELINDRAFGAEISGGLNRGTIGVDFLRQDGSNYLGFANNKKPNENKVDFANSLDPKVIKTPVNHTFGISGGKQFKVGADNNPLSFFIVGSHGTNYSYTGELIRNTTSDGTIYQDQQGDKYSQNINQLVLGNINFGINKAHNLAYNFMMVHANNQYVGQYSGKHTESHQDSNDYTGRAIRQQTNDNLLFTHQLISSWKLSNKMKLNAGASYNRIKGLEPDRRENYLSKQDDGTYILTGSNRQKRFFSELKENDINTKVNLQYKLNDEFDNTNSALEIGYNGRFVDDKFEAVEYNFDALSGTFPIDNLQLDDLYNQANYESGKYTMSVGELNTYNVKKNVHSAYAEATYQLTSPLTANVGLRVDNVDMTVNHRVQHVEPGRESIKKTYFLPSLNLKYDLNDKNAIRMGLSKTYTLPQSKEISPYQYVNIGFASQGNPNLKPSDNYNADLKWDYYLSPSELFTVTGFFKHIVNPIGRVDQGNSAGLLSYSNISAFATVAGIEVELRKNLINRVNTATSKVNRVSLGLNASYIYTDLEVDIVNTPRRKAQLEGAAPFIGNFDVSYSYSNRDKNLLASVVFNYFSNRVHTIGTRNYGNIIEEGVPTIDFVSSYKFNKNFTAKFKTSNLLDPSYKLSRRMNSSGENIVLNEYKKGINFSLGVSYDL from the coding sequence ATGATAAGTAGAGCAAAGGTATTGTTTAGGTTATCTGTTTTACTTTTATTTTTCGTTTCAGCATCCGCTATTTATGCTCAGACGGGAACAATCAAAGGAACAATTGTTGATGCCAAGACCAAAGAACCACTAATAGGAGCTTCGGTTTTGGTCGAAGGAACCACAAACGGGGCTGCCGCCGATCTGGACGGCAATTTCGTTATCAATAACGTATCGGCGGGAACGCACACGCTCGTTGCATCTTACGTGGCATATCAACCGGTAACTAAAACGGGGATCGCAGTAGAAACAAACCGCGAAACGGTGGTGGATTTCGAAATGAACTCCGACGATATCAGCCTCGAAGCGGTTGAAGTGGTCGCACGCGCTAACCGCGAAAGCGAGAATATTCTGCTTCTCGAGCAAAAAAAAGCATTACTTGCCACGCAAGCTGTAGGGGCAAGAGAGTTATCACGCAAGGGGATTGGAAATGCGGAAGCAGCCGTGTCCAAAATTTCGGGAATATCCAAACAGGAAGGCGTGAAAAATGTTTTTGTGCGGGGCTTGGGCGACCGATACAACGCGACAACCCTCAACGGTTTTCTTGTCCCTTCGGAAGATCCCGAATACAAAAACATCGCACTCGACTTTTTCGGAACCGATATCATTCAAAATGTAGGGGTAAACAAAGTTTTTTCGGGTAGCTCTACCGGAGATGCAGGGGGTGCTATCATAGACATTTCGTCAAAAGAATTGATTAATGACCGGGCTTTTGGTGCCGAAATATCGGGAGGGTTGAACCGGGGGACTATCGGAGTTGATTTCCTGCGTCAGGACGGCTCAAACTACCTGGGATTTGCCAACAATAAAAAACCGAACGAAAACAAGGTTGATTTCGCCAACAGCCTCGATCCAAAGGTCATAAAAACACCCGTAAACCACACTTTTGGTATCTCCGGAGGAAAACAATTTAAAGTGGGAGCGGATAATAATCCACTTTCATTTTTTATTGTAGGCTCACACGGAACAAATTATTCTTATACCGGGGAATTGATCAGAAACACCACTTCCGACGGAACCATTTATCAAGACCAGCAAGGCGACAAGTATTCCCAAAACATTAACCAGCTTGTTCTCGGAAATATCAATTTCGGGATTAACAAAGCGCACAACCTGGCGTATAATTTCATGATGGTCCATGCCAATAATCAATACGTTGGGCAATACAGCGGAAAACATACCGAAAGCCATCAAGACAGTAACGATTACACGGGAAGGGCAATCAGACAACAAACGAACGACAATTTACTATTCACGCATCAACTTATTTCCAGCTGGAAATTATCGAACAAAATGAAACTAAACGCCGGGGCATCGTATAACAGGATAAAAGGGCTGGAACCTGACCGTCGCGAAAATTATCTTTCAAAACAGGATGATGGTACCTATATTTTAACGGGAAGTAACCGGCAAAAACGTTTCTTTTCTGAACTGAAAGAAAATGATATAAATACAAAAGTGAATCTTCAGTATAAACTGAATGATGAATTTGACAATACGAACTCTGCCCTGGAAATAGGTTACAATGGACGCTTTGTTGATGACAAGTTTGAGGCTGTAGAGTACAATTTTGACGCTCTTTCGGGAACATTCCCCATAGATAACCTGCAATTGGATGATTTATATAACCAGGCCAACTACGAAAGTGGAAAATATACCATGAGCGTTGGTGAATTAAATACCTACAACGTTAAAAAAAATGTCCATTCAGCATATGCGGAGGCTACATATCAATTGACTTCTCCTCTTACCGCGAATGTGGGTTTACGTGTAGACAATGTGGATATGACCGTTAACCATCGTGTTCAGCACGTGGAGCCTGGAAGGGAATCTATCAAAAAAACCTATTTTTTGCCCAGTTTGAATCTGAAATATGATTTGAACGATAAAAACGCAATACGGATGGGCTTGAGTAAGACATACACATTGCCGCAATCGAAAGAGATTTCACCCTATCAATATGTGAATATCGGCTTTGCCAGTCAAGGTAATCCTAACCTGAAACCGTCTGATAATTACAATGCTGATCTTAAATGGGATTATTATTTGAGCCCTTCGGAATTGTTTACCGTTACCGGATTTTTTAAACACATTGTCAATCCTATCGGACGAGTGGATCAGGGTAATTCAGCCGGATTACTCTCCTATTCAAACATCAGCGCGTTTGCAACTGTCGCCGGTATAGAGGTGGAGTTGAGAAAAAACTTGATCAACAGAGTGAATACTGCAACTTCAAAAGTAAACCGGGTATCCCTGGGATTGAATGCTTCGTATATTTATACGGATCTCGAAGTTGATATCGTTAACACACCGAGAAGAAAAGCACAGCTGGAAGGAGCTGCACCGTTTATAGGAAATTTCGATGTTTCTTATAGTTATTCAAATCGCGATAAAAATTTACTTGCTTCGGTCGTTTTTAATTATTTCAGTAACAGGGTACATACAATCGGTACACGCAACTACGGCAATATCATAGAAGAAGGAGTTCCCACGATAGATTTCGTGTCTTCCTACAAATTTAACAAGAACTTTACCGCGAAATTTAAAACATCAAACCTGCTGGATCCTTCGTATAAATTATCCAGAAGAATGAATTCAAGCGGTGAAAACATTGTCCTGAATGAATACAAAAAGGGTATTAACTTCAGCTTAGGAGTAAGCTATGATTTATAA
- a CDS encoding carboxylase, producing MKRKLLIRDLTLRDGQQSAFATRMNQSQVDRVLPYYRDANFYAMEVWGGAVPDSVMRYLGENPWDRLKKVSDGVQGASKLTALSRGRNLYGYAPYPDEIIDGFFKNAVSSGLNIMRIFDALNDVDNIKSSIKYIKKYGGLADCAVCYTIDPKYDDEVKIVEKKGFLGLFNKKEEIRIKKENVFTDRYFLQKAKEMLALGADMITIKDMSGLIPPTRVANLISLFKRELNVPIDFHTHCTPGYGLGSVLSAIVNGADIVDTNIWYFSGGPAAPAIELVYIFCQKLGIELDVNMEAVAKINAELFGIRRELEAFDTVKQFPNPFNPLTDTLPAAIDKLFDEAIAAVQINNETALLEACHQIEAYFNFPKPDERVKNAEIPGGMYTNMVAQLKQFNSLDILEDAMKLIPSVRLDAGLPPLVTPTSQIVGVQAVSSALNLKNGRDKYANASNQFVALVKGEYGKTPVPVDPEFRLKIAGTRDETPYDTSTYRRQENPVLPEFENVRLAKDEKEELLLELFPAVATQYLRKIRETEFASHQSQKTTVTGAGTVPTDAEVKEPEGYITESPMPGSVMKFLVKEGDEVQRGKNLFVLEAMKMENDVISEYSGKVYKIYVKPGDIVQAGEPIMKIVQ from the coding sequence ATGAAACGTAAACTTTTAATCAGAGATCTCACTTTGAGGGACGGTCAGCAATCGGCTTTTGCTACCCGAATGAACCAATCACAAGTTGACAGAGTGTTGCCTTATTACAGAGATGCCAATTTCTATGCAATGGAAGTTTGGGGAGGTGCTGTTCCAGACTCCGTTATGCGCTATTTAGGCGAAAACCCATGGGACAGGTTAAAAAAAGTCAGCGACGGTGTGCAGGGAGCCTCAAAACTCACTGCGCTTTCTCGTGGACGAAACCTCTATGGATACGCTCCCTATCCGGATGAAATTATTGATGGATTTTTCAAAAATGCCGTCTCTAGCGGACTCAACATTATGCGTATTTTCGATGCGCTAAACGATGTTGACAATATAAAATCGAGTATAAAATACATTAAGAAATACGGTGGTTTGGCAGATTGCGCGGTTTGCTACACGATAGATCCCAAATACGACGATGAGGTTAAAATTGTTGAAAAGAAAGGCTTTCTGGGGCTGTTCAACAAGAAAGAAGAAATACGGATAAAAAAAGAAAATGTGTTTACAGACCGCTATTTTCTTCAGAAAGCCAAGGAAATGCTAGCGTTGGGTGCTGACATGATCACCATTAAAGATATGAGTGGACTGATTCCGCCCACGCGTGTGGCAAACCTTATCTCATTATTCAAAAGAGAACTTAATGTTCCCATCGATTTTCACACACATTGCACCCCGGGGTATGGATTGGGTTCCGTACTCTCAGCAATCGTAAATGGGGCAGATATCGTAGACACCAATATCTGGTATTTTTCCGGCGGGCCGGCTGCTCCAGCCATTGAACTCGTTTATATTTTCTGCCAAAAACTGGGCATTGAACTGGATGTAAACATGGAGGCTGTGGCAAAAATAAATGCCGAATTGTTCGGAATCCGCCGGGAATTGGAAGCTTTCGATACGGTAAAACAGTTCCCAAATCCGTTTAACCCGCTTACGGATACCCTGCCTGCTGCTATTGATAAGTTGTTTGACGAAGCTATTGCCGCAGTTCAAATCAACAACGAGACGGCTTTACTGGAGGCCTGCCACCAAATTGAAGCTTATTTCAATTTCCCCAAACCCGACGAGAGGGTGAAAAACGCCGAGATTCCCGGAGGGATGTACACCAATATGGTGGCACAATTGAAACAATTTAACTCGCTGGATATCTTGGAAGATGCAATGAAACTTATTCCAAGTGTCCGGCTCGATGCTGGATTGCCACCTTTGGTTACTCCTACAAGTCAGATCGTAGGAGTGCAGGCGGTCAGTTCGGCCCTGAATCTGAAGAATGGGCGGGATAAATATGCCAATGCTTCTAATCAATTTGTTGCACTAGTAAAGGGGGAATACGGAAAAACTCCCGTTCCGGTAGATCCGGAATTCAGGTTGAAAATTGCCGGAACGCGTGATGAAACTCCGTACGATACCAGTACGTATAGACGTCAGGAGAATCCTGTTTTGCCGGAGTTCGAAAATGTCCGGCTGGCTAAAGACGAAAAAGAGGAGTTGTTACTTGAACTTTTCCCTGCCGTGGCCACCCAATACCTGAGGAAAATCCGTGAAACGGAATTTGCATCGCATCAATCGCAAAAAACAACTGTAACCGGTGCTGGAACGGTACCTACCGATGCGGAAGTAAAGGAACCCGAAGGATACATTACAGAAAGCCCTATGCCCGGCAGCGTTATGAAGTTTCTGGTAAAAGAAGGCGATGAGGTGCAAAGGGGAAAAAACCTGTTTGTTCTGGAAGCTATGAAAATGGAGAACGACGTAATTTCTGAATATTCGGGAAAAGTGTATAAGATATATGTAAAACCGGGTGATATCGTTCAGGCCGGAGAGCCTATAATGAAAATAGTACAATAG